The following coding sequences are from one Venturia canescens isolate UGA chromosome 5, ASM1945775v1, whole genome shotgun sequence window:
- the AlaRS-m gene encoding alanine--tRNA ligase, mitochondrial isoform X1: MLNRQLYHLRKMTIIRSYNTNGMTHKSSRIIRKEFLEYFTKDLNHTYVPSSPVLPMNDPTLSFVNAGMNQFKGVFLGHHNPPAVRVANSQKCIRVGGKHNDLETVGLDTYHHTFFEMLGNWSFGDYFKAEACEYAWNLLTGPYGLKKEHLYVTYFAGDEKLGFEADLECKEIWRRLGVPDDRLLPFGLQYNFWEMGLSGPCGPCTEIHVDHTMQTSNQSSRVNKGYHDLTELWNLVFIQYQRFNDGPIVALDKYHVDTGMGFERLVTIIQGKRSNYDTDLFTPLFEAIEKLCHCPKYGGRFGEADKNSIDTAYRILADHARMITVALADGMIPEYNPKLRKVLRKAITVGEDIFHRSDILCELTHHVAENLGDVYPEISKNLPQIQQIIKYEQDVRKSLKKHSGAQWQTLVESRPALAKVSDSTAPGLVGAYRDLQNTLADLRKTGILNGDFAVKLYDTYGLAPETISELASIESLSFEKNDFFQALENIKMGSKIATGQAQQNLLSPTSLRLLESKKVKKTDDKYKYRYTFNENSYEFPPVDSKLMGFVVNGKLISETEPMAFDEDRAILKGTVAQSGKVVGVNSIIDATTEIGIILDKTPFYSPEGGQLSDKGFIKIGTLLFHVEKVYKMRGYVIHVGHFVTWDTESSEAELQAGDDCVVTIDGLNRTALMRNHTATHLLNAALRKVLPIISQRSSLVSKENLMFQFNIFGEQVNTEHVANIEKLINDCVGKDIPVDTKIVNMAGLLAEKNLTIIPGEVYPDTEIRIVEIDGENLKSKEACCGTHVHKTGVLEHFCVLSMKSQGTTSRTIKAVAGPLARLARLAGENAKQEVVEIEEALQKGHMQPNIVAQRIDETKRRFKNRSENKLMSYLATEECIEKLNDLLKILHTRESENMKNSLEAEMKNVVCTTTMPFVVHCLQPINTTTLEDVSLERVTNLCTKTPVLVIAHTSGKVKARCCVPKEMITSSFNAESWMNIIVPIFRGQATAPKGEDPALVRHMRVARVPKKKLSFLVDKAINAATKFATININETKHENS; this comes from the exons atgttgaatcgtCAATTATATCATCTCAGAAAGATGACGATAATACGATCATACAATACCAATGGTATGACTCACAAAAGCTCGAGAATTATtagaaaagagtttttggagTATTTTACAAAAGATCTTAATCACACATACGTCCCATCCAGTCCGGTTTTACCGATGAATGATCCCACTCTATCATTCGTTAATGCTGGCATGAACCAG TTCAAAGGAGTTTTCTTAGGCCATCACAATCCTCCTGCTGTGCGAGTAgcaaattcacaaaaatgcATCAGAGTTGGTGGCAAACACAACGATCTAGAAACTGTAGGACTGGATACCTATCATCATACTTTCTTCGAGATGCTTGGAAACTGGTCGTTTGGTGATTATTTTAAG gcAGAGGCTTGTGAATACGCTTGGAATTTATTAACAGGACCTTATGGCCTGAAGAAAGAACATTTGTATGTGACATATTTCGCAGGAGATGAGAAGCTCGGTTTCGAGGCTGATCTCGAATGCAAGGAAATATGGCGTCGCCTAGGAGTTCCCGACGACCGATTATTGCCTTTTGGATTGCAATATAACTTTTGGGAAATGGGTTTAAGCGGACCGTGCGGTCCATGCACAGAGATTCACGTTGACCACACAATGCAAACGAGCAACCAATCATCACGAGTAAACAAGGGTTATCACGATCTCACGGAATTGTGGAATTTAGTGTTTATTCAATACCAAAGATTCAACGATGGTCCGATCGTGGCTCTGGACAAATATCACGTCGATACGGGAATGGGCTTCGAGAGATTGGTCACCATAATTCAAGGCAAAAGGTCCAATTACGATACCGATCTTTTTACTCCGTTGTTCGAAGccattgaaaaactttgtcaTTGCCCAAAGTACGGGGGACGCTTCGGTGAAGCTGATAAAAATTCCATCGATACTGCCTACAGAATTCTCGCTGATCATGCAAGAATGATCACAGTTGCTCTTGCAGATGGAATGATTCCTGAATACaa TCCCAAATTACGAAAAGTTTTGCGGAAAGCCATAACGGTGGGGGAAGATATTTTTCACCGAAGTGATATCCTTTGCGAATTGACACATCACGTTGCCGAGAATTTAGGTGACGTATATCcggaaatatcgaaaaatttgcCACAG ATTCAACAGATAATCAAGTATGAACAAGACgtaagaaaatcgttgaagAAACACTCCGGAGCTCAATGGCAAACATTAGTTGAATCTCGTCCAGCGTTGGCGAAAGTAAGCGATTCGACCGCACCGGGATTGGTCGGTGCATACAGAGATCTTCAAAATACTCTTGCAGATTT ACGAAAAACTGGAATTTTAAATGGAGATTTTGCTGTCAAACTTTACGACACGTACGGACTTGCTCCAGAAACTATATCCGAACTCGCATCCATCGAATCTCTGtcattcgagaaaaatgacTTCTTCCAAGCTCTGGAAAACATTAAAATGGGATCGAAGATCGCAACTGGACAAGCGCAACAAAATCTCCTTTCGCCAACTTCTCTGCGTTTATTAGAatcgaaaaaagtaaagaaaaccGATGATAAATACAAATATCGCTACACATTCAATGAAAATAGCTACGAATTTCCTCCTGTTGACTCAAAACTTATGGGATTCGTCGTCAATG GTAAACTTATTTCGGAAACGGAACCAATGGCCTTTGACGAAGACCGAGCGATCCTGAAAGGTACGGTGGCTCAAAGTGGCAAAGTCGTTGGAGTGAATTCCATCATTGACGCTACAACTGAAATAGGAATAATACTCGACAAAACCCCGTTTTATTCGCCCGAGGGAGGACAATTGTCGGACAAGGGTTTTATAAAAATCGGAACTCTTTTATTCCACGTAGAGAAAGTTTATAAAATGCGTGGCTACGTTATCCATGTCGGGCATTTCGTTACGTGGGATACAGA AAGTTCCGAAGCTGAATTACAGGCAGGAGACGATTGCGTAGTTACAATAGACGGGTTGAATCGGACTGCGCTCATGAGAAATCACACCGCAACTCACTTGTTGAACGCTGCATTGAGAAAAGTCCTTCCCATTATTTCGCAACGGAGTAGCCTCgtttcaaaagaaaatctcATGTttcaattcaacatttttggaGAACAAGTCAACACCGAACACGTcgcaaatattgaaaaattaatcaacGACTGCGTGGGAAAAGACATACCTGTGGAtacgaaaattgtaaatatgGCCGGTTTGCTGgctgaaaaaaatcttacGATTATTCCTGGAGAAGTTTACCCGGATACGGAAATTCGAATTGTCGAAATCGACGGCGAAAACTTAAAATCAAA AGAAGCCTGTTGTGGAACCCACGTTCACAAGACTGGAGTGTTGGAGCATTTTTGTGTTCTGAGCATGAAAAGTCAAGGAACAACGAGCCGCACAATTAAAGCGGTTGCTGGCCCGTTGGCTCGTCTAGCTCGCCTCGCTGGTGAAAATGCGAAACAAGAAGTGGTCGAAATTGAGGAGGCTTTACAAAAGGGACACATGCAACCGAACATAGTAGCGCAAAGAATCGATGAAACTAAACGTCGGTTCAAAAATCGGTCGGAGAACAAACTGATGTCGTATCTCGCGACTGAAGAGTGTATCGAGAAGCTCAATGATTTGCTCAAAATATTGCACACTCGTGAAAGTGAAAATATGAA AAATTCTTTGGAAGCTGAGATGAAAAACGTAGTTTGTACCACAACGATGCCGTTCGTCGTTCACTGTCTCCAGCCCATAAATACAACAACACTGGAAGACGTCTCGTTGGAGCGCGTTACAAACTTATGTACAAAAACTCCGGTTCTCGTGATCGCTCATACGAGTGGAAAGGTCAAAGCGCGTTGTTGCGTACCAAAG GAAATGATAACGAGTTCGTTCAATGCTGAATCCTGGATGAATATTATCGTGCCGATCTTCAGAGGTCAAGCCACTGCCCCTAAAGGCGAAGATCCCGCCCTCGTTCGTCACATGAGAGTAGCGCGGGTGCCAAAAAAGAAGCTTTCGTTTTTGGTGGACAAGGCGATAAACGCAGCTACTAAATTCGCGACCATCAACATCAATGAAACTAAACACGAAAACAGTTAA
- the AlaRS-m gene encoding alanine--tRNA ligase, mitochondrial isoform X2, with translation MLNRQLYHLRKMTIIRSYNTNGMTHKSSRIIRKEFLEYFTKDLNHTYVPSSPVLPMNDPTLSFVNAGMNQFKGVFLGHHNPPAVRVANSQKCIRVGGKHNDLETVGLDTYHHTFFEMLGNWSFEACEYAWNLLTGPYGLKKEHLYVTYFAGDEKLGFEADLECKEIWRRLGVPDDRLLPFGLQYNFWEMGLSGPCGPCTEIHVDHTMQTSNQSSRVNKGYHDLTELWNLVFIQYQRFNDGPIVALDKYHVDTGMGFERLVTIIQGKRSNYDTDLFTPLFEAIEKLCHCPKYGGRFGEADKNSIDTAYRILADHARMITVALADGMIPEYNPKLRKVLRKAITVGEDIFHRSDILCELTHHVAENLGDVYPEISKNLPQIQQIIKYEQDVRKSLKKHSGAQWQTLVESRPALAKVSDSTAPGLVGAYRDLQNTLADLRKTGILNGDFAVKLYDTYGLAPETISELASIESLSFEKNDFFQALENIKMGSKIATGQAQQNLLSPTSLRLLESKKVKKTDDKYKYRYTFNENSYEFPPVDSKLMGFVVNGKLISETEPMAFDEDRAILKGTVAQSGKVVGVNSIIDATTEIGIILDKTPFYSPEGGQLSDKGFIKIGTLLFHVEKVYKMRGYVIHVGHFVTWDTESSEAELQAGDDCVVTIDGLNRTALMRNHTATHLLNAALRKVLPIISQRSSLVSKENLMFQFNIFGEQVNTEHVANIEKLINDCVGKDIPVDTKIVNMAGLLAEKNLTIIPGEVYPDTEIRIVEIDGENLKSKEACCGTHVHKTGVLEHFCVLSMKSQGTTSRTIKAVAGPLARLARLAGENAKQEVVEIEEALQKGHMQPNIVAQRIDETKRRFKNRSENKLMSYLATEECIEKLNDLLKILHTRESENMKNSLEAEMKNVVCTTTMPFVVHCLQPINTTTLEDVSLERVTNLCTKTPVLVIAHTSGKVKARCCVPKEMITSSFNAESWMNIIVPIFRGQATAPKGEDPALVRHMRVARVPKKKLSFLVDKAINAATKFATININETKHENS, from the exons atgttgaatcgtCAATTATATCATCTCAGAAAGATGACGATAATACGATCATACAATACCAATGGTATGACTCACAAAAGCTCGAGAATTATtagaaaagagtttttggagTATTTTACAAAAGATCTTAATCACACATACGTCCCATCCAGTCCGGTTTTACCGATGAATGATCCCACTCTATCATTCGTTAATGCTGGCATGAACCAG TTCAAAGGAGTTTTCTTAGGCCATCACAATCCTCCTGCTGTGCGAGTAgcaaattcacaaaaatgcATCAGAGTTGGTGGCAAACACAACGATCTAGAAACTGTAGGACTGGATACCTATCATCATACTTTCTTCGAGATGCTTGGAAACTGGTCGTTTG AGGCTTGTGAATACGCTTGGAATTTATTAACAGGACCTTATGGCCTGAAGAAAGAACATTTGTATGTGACATATTTCGCAGGAGATGAGAAGCTCGGTTTCGAGGCTGATCTCGAATGCAAGGAAATATGGCGTCGCCTAGGAGTTCCCGACGACCGATTATTGCCTTTTGGATTGCAATATAACTTTTGGGAAATGGGTTTAAGCGGACCGTGCGGTCCATGCACAGAGATTCACGTTGACCACACAATGCAAACGAGCAACCAATCATCACGAGTAAACAAGGGTTATCACGATCTCACGGAATTGTGGAATTTAGTGTTTATTCAATACCAAAGATTCAACGATGGTCCGATCGTGGCTCTGGACAAATATCACGTCGATACGGGAATGGGCTTCGAGAGATTGGTCACCATAATTCAAGGCAAAAGGTCCAATTACGATACCGATCTTTTTACTCCGTTGTTCGAAGccattgaaaaactttgtcaTTGCCCAAAGTACGGGGGACGCTTCGGTGAAGCTGATAAAAATTCCATCGATACTGCCTACAGAATTCTCGCTGATCATGCAAGAATGATCACAGTTGCTCTTGCAGATGGAATGATTCCTGAATACaa TCCCAAATTACGAAAAGTTTTGCGGAAAGCCATAACGGTGGGGGAAGATATTTTTCACCGAAGTGATATCCTTTGCGAATTGACACATCACGTTGCCGAGAATTTAGGTGACGTATATCcggaaatatcgaaaaatttgcCACAG ATTCAACAGATAATCAAGTATGAACAAGACgtaagaaaatcgttgaagAAACACTCCGGAGCTCAATGGCAAACATTAGTTGAATCTCGTCCAGCGTTGGCGAAAGTAAGCGATTCGACCGCACCGGGATTGGTCGGTGCATACAGAGATCTTCAAAATACTCTTGCAGATTT ACGAAAAACTGGAATTTTAAATGGAGATTTTGCTGTCAAACTTTACGACACGTACGGACTTGCTCCAGAAACTATATCCGAACTCGCATCCATCGAATCTCTGtcattcgagaaaaatgacTTCTTCCAAGCTCTGGAAAACATTAAAATGGGATCGAAGATCGCAACTGGACAAGCGCAACAAAATCTCCTTTCGCCAACTTCTCTGCGTTTATTAGAatcgaaaaaagtaaagaaaaccGATGATAAATACAAATATCGCTACACATTCAATGAAAATAGCTACGAATTTCCTCCTGTTGACTCAAAACTTATGGGATTCGTCGTCAATG GTAAACTTATTTCGGAAACGGAACCAATGGCCTTTGACGAAGACCGAGCGATCCTGAAAGGTACGGTGGCTCAAAGTGGCAAAGTCGTTGGAGTGAATTCCATCATTGACGCTACAACTGAAATAGGAATAATACTCGACAAAACCCCGTTTTATTCGCCCGAGGGAGGACAATTGTCGGACAAGGGTTTTATAAAAATCGGAACTCTTTTATTCCACGTAGAGAAAGTTTATAAAATGCGTGGCTACGTTATCCATGTCGGGCATTTCGTTACGTGGGATACAGA AAGTTCCGAAGCTGAATTACAGGCAGGAGACGATTGCGTAGTTACAATAGACGGGTTGAATCGGACTGCGCTCATGAGAAATCACACCGCAACTCACTTGTTGAACGCTGCATTGAGAAAAGTCCTTCCCATTATTTCGCAACGGAGTAGCCTCgtttcaaaagaaaatctcATGTttcaattcaacatttttggaGAACAAGTCAACACCGAACACGTcgcaaatattgaaaaattaatcaacGACTGCGTGGGAAAAGACATACCTGTGGAtacgaaaattgtaaatatgGCCGGTTTGCTGgctgaaaaaaatcttacGATTATTCCTGGAGAAGTTTACCCGGATACGGAAATTCGAATTGTCGAAATCGACGGCGAAAACTTAAAATCAAA AGAAGCCTGTTGTGGAACCCACGTTCACAAGACTGGAGTGTTGGAGCATTTTTGTGTTCTGAGCATGAAAAGTCAAGGAACAACGAGCCGCACAATTAAAGCGGTTGCTGGCCCGTTGGCTCGTCTAGCTCGCCTCGCTGGTGAAAATGCGAAACAAGAAGTGGTCGAAATTGAGGAGGCTTTACAAAAGGGACACATGCAACCGAACATAGTAGCGCAAAGAATCGATGAAACTAAACGTCGGTTCAAAAATCGGTCGGAGAACAAACTGATGTCGTATCTCGCGACTGAAGAGTGTATCGAGAAGCTCAATGATTTGCTCAAAATATTGCACACTCGTGAAAGTGAAAATATGAA AAATTCTTTGGAAGCTGAGATGAAAAACGTAGTTTGTACCACAACGATGCCGTTCGTCGTTCACTGTCTCCAGCCCATAAATACAACAACACTGGAAGACGTCTCGTTGGAGCGCGTTACAAACTTATGTACAAAAACTCCGGTTCTCGTGATCGCTCATACGAGTGGAAAGGTCAAAGCGCGTTGTTGCGTACCAAAG GAAATGATAACGAGTTCGTTCAATGCTGAATCCTGGATGAATATTATCGTGCCGATCTTCAGAGGTCAAGCCACTGCCCCTAAAGGCGAAGATCCCGCCCTCGTTCGTCACATGAGAGTAGCGCGGGTGCCAAAAAAGAAGCTTTCGTTTTTGGTGGACAAGGCGATAAACGCAGCTACTAAATTCGCGACCATCAACATCAATGAAACTAAACACGAAAACAGTTAA
- the AlaRS-m gene encoding alanine--tRNA ligase, mitochondrial isoform X3 codes for MGLSGPCGPCTEIHVDHTMQTSNQSSRVNKGYHDLTELWNLVFIQYQRFNDGPIVALDKYHVDTGMGFERLVTIIQGKRSNYDTDLFTPLFEAIEKLCHCPKYGGRFGEADKNSIDTAYRILADHARMITVALADGMIPEYNPKLRKVLRKAITVGEDIFHRSDILCELTHHVAENLGDVYPEISKNLPQIQQIIKYEQDVRKSLKKHSGAQWQTLVESRPALAKVSDSTAPGLVGAYRDLQNTLADLRKTGILNGDFAVKLYDTYGLAPETISELASIESLSFEKNDFFQALENIKMGSKIATGQAQQNLLSPTSLRLLESKKVKKTDDKYKYRYTFNENSYEFPPVDSKLMGFVVNGKLISETEPMAFDEDRAILKGTVAQSGKVVGVNSIIDATTEIGIILDKTPFYSPEGGQLSDKGFIKIGTLLFHVEKVYKMRGYVIHVGHFVTWDTESSEAELQAGDDCVVTIDGLNRTALMRNHTATHLLNAALRKVLPIISQRSSLVSKENLMFQFNIFGEQVNTEHVANIEKLINDCVGKDIPVDTKIVNMAGLLAEKNLTIIPGEVYPDTEIRIVEIDGENLKSKEACCGTHVHKTGVLEHFCVLSMKSQGTTSRTIKAVAGPLARLARLAGENAKQEVVEIEEALQKGHMQPNIVAQRIDETKRRFKNRSENKLMSYLATEECIEKLNDLLKILHTRESENMKNSLEAEMKNVVCTTTMPFVVHCLQPINTTTLEDVSLERVTNLCTKTPVLVIAHTSGKVKARCCVPKEMITSSFNAESWMNIIVPIFRGQATAPKGEDPALVRHMRVARVPKKKLSFLVDKAINAATKFATININETKHENS; via the exons ATGGGTTTAAGCGGACCGTGCGGTCCATGCACAGAGATTCACGTTGACCACACAATGCAAACGAGCAACCAATCATCACGAGTAAACAAGGGTTATCACGATCTCACGGAATTGTGGAATTTAGTGTTTATTCAATACCAAAGATTCAACGATGGTCCGATCGTGGCTCTGGACAAATATCACGTCGATACGGGAATGGGCTTCGAGAGATTGGTCACCATAATTCAAGGCAAAAGGTCCAATTACGATACCGATCTTTTTACTCCGTTGTTCGAAGccattgaaaaactttgtcaTTGCCCAAAGTACGGGGGACGCTTCGGTGAAGCTGATAAAAATTCCATCGATACTGCCTACAGAATTCTCGCTGATCATGCAAGAATGATCACAGTTGCTCTTGCAGATGGAATGATTCCTGAATACaa TCCCAAATTACGAAAAGTTTTGCGGAAAGCCATAACGGTGGGGGAAGATATTTTTCACCGAAGTGATATCCTTTGCGAATTGACACATCACGTTGCCGAGAATTTAGGTGACGTATATCcggaaatatcgaaaaatttgcCACAG ATTCAACAGATAATCAAGTATGAACAAGACgtaagaaaatcgttgaagAAACACTCCGGAGCTCAATGGCAAACATTAGTTGAATCTCGTCCAGCGTTGGCGAAAGTAAGCGATTCGACCGCACCGGGATTGGTCGGTGCATACAGAGATCTTCAAAATACTCTTGCAGATTT ACGAAAAACTGGAATTTTAAATGGAGATTTTGCTGTCAAACTTTACGACACGTACGGACTTGCTCCAGAAACTATATCCGAACTCGCATCCATCGAATCTCTGtcattcgagaaaaatgacTTCTTCCAAGCTCTGGAAAACATTAAAATGGGATCGAAGATCGCAACTGGACAAGCGCAACAAAATCTCCTTTCGCCAACTTCTCTGCGTTTATTAGAatcgaaaaaagtaaagaaaaccGATGATAAATACAAATATCGCTACACATTCAATGAAAATAGCTACGAATTTCCTCCTGTTGACTCAAAACTTATGGGATTCGTCGTCAATG GTAAACTTATTTCGGAAACGGAACCAATGGCCTTTGACGAAGACCGAGCGATCCTGAAAGGTACGGTGGCTCAAAGTGGCAAAGTCGTTGGAGTGAATTCCATCATTGACGCTACAACTGAAATAGGAATAATACTCGACAAAACCCCGTTTTATTCGCCCGAGGGAGGACAATTGTCGGACAAGGGTTTTATAAAAATCGGAACTCTTTTATTCCACGTAGAGAAAGTTTATAAAATGCGTGGCTACGTTATCCATGTCGGGCATTTCGTTACGTGGGATACAGA AAGTTCCGAAGCTGAATTACAGGCAGGAGACGATTGCGTAGTTACAATAGACGGGTTGAATCGGACTGCGCTCATGAGAAATCACACCGCAACTCACTTGTTGAACGCTGCATTGAGAAAAGTCCTTCCCATTATTTCGCAACGGAGTAGCCTCgtttcaaaagaaaatctcATGTttcaattcaacatttttggaGAACAAGTCAACACCGAACACGTcgcaaatattgaaaaattaatcaacGACTGCGTGGGAAAAGACATACCTGTGGAtacgaaaattgtaaatatgGCCGGTTTGCTGgctgaaaaaaatcttacGATTATTCCTGGAGAAGTTTACCCGGATACGGAAATTCGAATTGTCGAAATCGACGGCGAAAACTTAAAATCAAA AGAAGCCTGTTGTGGAACCCACGTTCACAAGACTGGAGTGTTGGAGCATTTTTGTGTTCTGAGCATGAAAAGTCAAGGAACAACGAGCCGCACAATTAAAGCGGTTGCTGGCCCGTTGGCTCGTCTAGCTCGCCTCGCTGGTGAAAATGCGAAACAAGAAGTGGTCGAAATTGAGGAGGCTTTACAAAAGGGACACATGCAACCGAACATAGTAGCGCAAAGAATCGATGAAACTAAACGTCGGTTCAAAAATCGGTCGGAGAACAAACTGATGTCGTATCTCGCGACTGAAGAGTGTATCGAGAAGCTCAATGATTTGCTCAAAATATTGCACACTCGTGAAAGTGAAAATATGAA AAATTCTTTGGAAGCTGAGATGAAAAACGTAGTTTGTACCACAACGATGCCGTTCGTCGTTCACTGTCTCCAGCCCATAAATACAACAACACTGGAAGACGTCTCGTTGGAGCGCGTTACAAACTTATGTACAAAAACTCCGGTTCTCGTGATCGCTCATACGAGTGGAAAGGTCAAAGCGCGTTGTTGCGTACCAAAG GAAATGATAACGAGTTCGTTCAATGCTGAATCCTGGATGAATATTATCGTGCCGATCTTCAGAGGTCAAGCCACTGCCCCTAAAGGCGAAGATCCCGCCCTCGTTCGTCACATGAGAGTAGCGCGGGTGCCAAAAAAGAAGCTTTCGTTTTTGGTGGACAAGGCGATAAACGCAGCTACTAAATTCGCGACCATCAACATCAATGAAACTAAACACGAAAACAGTTAA
- the PTPMT1 gene encoding phosphatidylglycerophosphatase and protein-tyrosine phosphatase 1 isoform X1, which produces MAGVASMFARVTFYPTLFYNVAMEKLSSRRWYDRIDETVILGALPFRTMTKKLITEEKIAAVVSMNEDYELNLLSNTEKEWADQNVQFLQLSTTDIFESPSQDKLQKGVNFINKFDGSGITPSGKQPGSVYVHCKAGRTRSATLVGCYLMKKHGWSPRQAVDFMKSRREHILLHTAQWRALTQYYQNYVENQPQEKCN; this is translated from the exons CGAGTATGTTCGCCAGAGTCACGTTTTATCCGACTCTATTCTACAATGTGGCTATGGAAAAACTATCTTCGCGAAGATGGTATGATCGGATCGACGAAACCGTTATTCTCGGTGCCTTACCATTTCGAACAATGACGAAAAAG TTGATaaccgaagaaaaaatagctGCCGTCGTTTCGATGAACGAGGACTACGAATTGAATCTATTGTCCAACACTGAGAAG GAATGGGCTGACCAGAACGTTCAGTTTCTGCAATTATCAACTACGGACATATTCGAGTCGCCCAGCCAGGATAAGCTTCAAAAAGGTGTGAATTTTATCAACAAATTTGACGGCAGTGGAATAACACCGAGTGGCAAACAGCCGGGATCCGTTTACGTTCACTGTAAAGCTGGAAGAACGCGAAGTGCAACACTCGTTGGTTGTTATCTGATGAAG AAACACGGATGGAGCCCGCGGCAGGCAGTAGATTTTATGAAAAGCAGACGCGAGCATATACTCTTACACACTGCTCAATGGCGAGCATTGACACAATATTACCAAAATTACGTTGAGAATCAACCTCAAGAGAAATGTAATTAG
- the PTPMT1 gene encoding phosphatidylglycerophosphatase and protein-tyrosine phosphatase 1 isoform X2, with protein MFARVTFYPTLFYNVAMEKLSSRRWYDRIDETVILGALPFRTMTKKLITEEKIAAVVSMNEDYELNLLSNTEKEWADQNVQFLQLSTTDIFESPSQDKLQKGVNFINKFDGSGITPSGKQPGSVYVHCKAGRTRSATLVGCYLMKKHGWSPRQAVDFMKSRREHILLHTAQWRALTQYYQNYVENQPQEKCN; from the exons ATGTTCGCCAGAGTCACGTTTTATCCGACTCTATTCTACAATGTGGCTATGGAAAAACTATCTTCGCGAAGATGGTATGATCGGATCGACGAAACCGTTATTCTCGGTGCCTTACCATTTCGAACAATGACGAAAAAG TTGATaaccgaagaaaaaatagctGCCGTCGTTTCGATGAACGAGGACTACGAATTGAATCTATTGTCCAACACTGAGAAG GAATGGGCTGACCAGAACGTTCAGTTTCTGCAATTATCAACTACGGACATATTCGAGTCGCCCAGCCAGGATAAGCTTCAAAAAGGTGTGAATTTTATCAACAAATTTGACGGCAGTGGAATAACACCGAGTGGCAAACAGCCGGGATCCGTTTACGTTCACTGTAAAGCTGGAAGAACGCGAAGTGCAACACTCGTTGGTTGTTATCTGATGAAG AAACACGGATGGAGCCCGCGGCAGGCAGTAGATTTTATGAAAAGCAGACGCGAGCATATACTCTTACACACTGCTCAATGGCGAGCATTGACACAATATTACCAAAATTACGTTGAGAATCAACCTCAAGAGAAATGTAATTAG